Genomic DNA from Channa argus isolate prfri chromosome 2, Channa argus male v1.0, whole genome shotgun sequence:
ccatctaactctgtcctctgcatcctcttcactcacaccaactaacttcatgtcctccctcactacatccataaatctcctctttggtcttcctctagacctcctgccaggcagctccaacctcagtatCCTTCTACCggtatattcacaatgtcttctctgaacatgtccgaaccacctcaatctggcctctatGACTTTTATCtcccaaacatctaacatgagctgtccctctgatgtcctcattcctgatcctctccatcctcgtcactcccaaagagaacctcaacatcttacgctctgctacctccagctctgcctcctgtcttttcttcagtgccactgtctctaagctgaacaacatctctggtctcaccaccgtcctaaacacctttcctttcattctcgctgatactcttttatcacacaacacacctgacacttttctccacccgttccaacctgcccgcactcgcctcttcacctcttttccacactctccgttgctctgaaccgttgaccctaagtacttaaagtcctgcactttcttcacctctgctccctgtaacctcaccgttccacctgggtccctctcattgacacacatgtattctgtcttgctgcggctaagcatcattcctgttttccagagcagacctccacctctctagattttcctccacgtgctccctgctctcactacaaatcacaatgtcatctgcaaacatcatagtccatggagattcctgtctaacctcatctgtcagcctgtacATCACcaggctcagagctgatccttgatgcagacccatctccaccttgaactcctctgtcacacctcaccactgtcttacagctctcatacatgtcctgcaccactcaaacatacttctctgccgctccagacatcctcatacaataccacagttcctctctcggcacccttgCCATATTGAAGTACATGGCCTGAGCAcatggaaacattaaaaacaatctttgCACGACTAAGGGAAGCTTCCATTACCTTGAATCTGGCTAAATGTGACTTTGGTATAGCCACAGTGACATAGCCAGGGAAAGAGGTGGGCCAAGGACAGGTGCATGTGCTCACTGCAAAAATCTAAACCATCTTGGATAACCCTATACCTAAAACCAGACGTGGCTCCGTCGGTTTCTGGGCATGGCTGGATACTATCGAGGATTCTGCTGATATTGTTGCTCCCCTCACCAGTCTCACTAGTGTCACCAAAACTTTTGTCTGCTCTTCTGcgtgtgaaaatgcttttcagtctGTCAGGCTCTcctgtgcagcagctgttttacCAGCACCTAATTTTGCCTTCCCCTTTAAACTGGAGGTAGATGCAAGTGCCAGtggtgccgcatttgacaccattgaccacaacattttattacaaagactggatcATGGATTTAATGGGTTAAAGGAATcgcactgcattggtttaaatcatatgtgtcagacagattccaatttgttcatgttaatgtttaatCTTCTATATGCATAAAAGTTAGTTAtagagttccacagggctctgtgttaggaccaatacttttcaatttgtatatgtcacctttaggcaaaattatttgGAAACATTTGATAAACTTCCATTGCTaagcagatgatacccagctatactTATTTGTGAAATCAAAAGATAATTAACAATTAGTCAAAATTTAAGCATATCTAAAAGAGTCCTGGATGTCCTATAACGTCcaacttctaaattcagacaaaactgaaataattctatttgggcctaaaaatataAGACAcgtgctgtctaacaatatagttactttagatagCAAAACTTTGGCCTTCAGTGCTgctgtgaggaaccttggaAATACCTTTCACCAGGAATTGTCTTCTACTtcacatataaataaatctctagaacaaccttcttctacctacggaacattgccaaaattaggatcatcctgtctcaaagtgatgccgaaaaactggtccatgcatttgttacttctaggttggactactgtaattccctactttcaggatgccccagtaactccctaaagagcctgcaattaatccaaaatgctgcagcaagagtgctgactggaattagcaagagagatcatatttcaccttcactagcttctctccattggcttcccattaaatttagaatagaatttaaaaccctgcttcttacatataaagctctgaatggtcaggctccatcatatatagaagacctcatagcaccatatcatcccagtagaccccttcgatctcagaatgcaggcctacttgtggttcccggaatttccaaaggtagaatgggaggcagagcctttagctatcaagctcctttactgtggaaccagctctcaATCCAGATTTGGGGGccctctttacttttaagactaggcttaaaatcttcctttttgataaagcttataatTAAAGCTGCTTAGTTAACCTGAACTATATACGAGTTGAGATACTATGGGTTTAGACTGTTGGGGGACTCCCCCAAGTGTAATAagctcctctctcttttctctatatacatttatttgtccctGCCGCATGCTATTagctttgtgtcttttctctccCATGGTTgtgctgctccctctctgcctccttctctgtctccatgTCTCTGTCGCTTTCTGCGGGCGTCACTGGCTTtggagctctgtgttttccagtgtgcagctactggtcctaccaacctgcccgatgcttttgttgttattttttgttgcccttcttttctctctctccactttccactcaccccaaccagccAAGgtagatggctgcccaccctgagccgggttctgctggaggttgcTCCCAttgaagggagtttttcctctccactgctgcgtagggcttgctcaagggggatttgttggctTGCCTCTATATACTTGTATATTTATTacgtaaagtgccttgagatgactgttgtgaattggcgatatataaataaagtcgaaTTGATTGACTTTCAAaccaaatctgacttccataccggattgtttggggcccaggttaacaatgACCACCACTCATGCTGTTGACTTACAGGGTGCCAGTGTAAATTGAGCTACTGTTGGTAAAAGGtaaaagaaggagaggagaacgcgTATCTGtagcacagagagaaagaatgtaggactgacagtaggaactttgaatgttgggactatgacagggaaggcgaGAGAGTtcgttgacatgatgcagagaaggaaggtggacatactgtgtgtccaggaggccaggtggaaaggtagcaaggctagaagcttaggagcagggttcaagttgttctatcatgggtcagatagtaggagaaatggagtaggagttatactgaaagaggagttggtgaggaatgttctagaggtgaaaagagtatcagacaggttgatgagtctgaagctggaagttgaaggggtgatgttcaatgttgtgagtggttatgccccacaggtaggatgtgagttagaagagaaggagaaattctggagtgagttagatgaagtgattcagagcatccacagagctgagagagtggtgattggtgcagatttcaatggagatgtaggtgaagggaacagaggtgatgagaatgtgatgggcaggtttggtcttcaggacaggaaggacagatggtggtagactttgcaaagaggatggaaatggctgtagtgaacactttcttccagaaaaggcaggaacatagggtgacatataagagcagaggtagaagcactcaggtggacgacatcttgtgtagacggtgtaatgtgaaagagatcagtgactttaagcattggtaggggagagtgtagccagacaacacagggtgatggtgtgtaaaatgactctggtggtgaggattatgaagaggacaaaggcagagcagaggatgaagtggtggaagttaaaaaaggaagaacactgtgtagttttcagggaggagcagAGACAGACTCATGGTGGTCTGagggtgcttccagatgactggaccactacagctaatgtgataaGGAAGACAATGTGTCCATTGCAaagtatttcaaaaataaaatgttggaaTACAGGTTACCTTTGTTGTTAGCCTATGATATGCAGCTTAATAGCTTGTGTCTTACCTGCTACTTGTCTAACTTGCTTTTTCTATTTCACATAAACTCTGCATATTTGTAGTACAttgaaataacaataatgaatgTCAAGTGATTGACAAAGTCTGCAGGAATTTAACTGAACCATAACATGACAGTTTTCTCAAAGACAGGCTGGAagcagcacaaaaaataaaaacctggacCTAGAGCATGAAATTGAGTTCTGCCTCATGTTAAGGCATCAAGAGTAGAAAGAAACACCCAACGATGTCTGTCTTTTTAGTTTGCTGTACCATTTTGTTAGCTTGAATTTCATTAGATTAGCGTAGAACTTGACTTGAGTCCACATGTGTTAGACATAGGTTAGAAAGATACAGACCTTAACGTGTAATGCCAAGCCAGGGCAGGGGAGAGTGGTCAGGGTGTGAGAAGTTTGTAGACTttcccaaaataaaaatcagaccTACAATTACTGGACAAGGGActtaaatattagaaaatattatatttaggtCTGAATAATTAAGTATATAtgagtttttatcttttttaaaactaattttctgtttttaaatatggtttTAAGTTATCATTAACTTATTATGTACATTAACATTAGGGAAATTAACAAAACATGTGGATATTTTTCAAGTGACTGTACATTATTAAGGCAATATGGTTGGAAATGTGGGATGTAGAGGTGTTGACACACAAAGTCTTTCAGCTTGGTTTGTGCAAGTCATGCATGGGACACTTTCACAGCACCTTCAATGTTCCTAAGCAAGTCAGTGCTCCCAACCAATTATCCAATCACAGCTCTCCGTGAGCAAATCAGCCAAAAGTTACATTGTTTCCACCAAGCAACAGTCAAGCATCCAATCACAGCTCTCCGTGAATTAAGCAGCAAGGTGTGGACTTCATTTGGTCAGAAAGGTGGATTACTTTGTACGTTTAAGACTGGAAATGGAGCGGACTATAAGACGAACGAATAAACAACGGATTCATCGCctaaaaagggaaataaaaaaacttcaggtaagacatttctatttatttgcaCCATGTTGTGGTTAATTAAATACGCTGTAAACTTACTTCGTTGGAGCAAAAAGGCCTACAGGCCATATCGACTTTTTAATGTGTATaatagtattttatttgtaatgcaCTCAAGATGCTAGCAACTTGTATACAATTTTAACGGAATTTagaatgaaataataatttatatcgATAGACGTGACGCGTTTCATAGCCCTCTCAGCTTATCCCGCAACACTAAGACACGTAGGATACGTGATTTCTCctggcagtttttctttgtacaaCGCTGCTTTCTGACGGTCTTTCGCTTATTACAACCTGATAAAAGGCCTCAGACAGAACAAGAAGCTCCTAGCGGTGCTTCATcctttttaaactaaagttaAACTGAAAACTAACTTAAATGAACACGAAGTCACATGTAGAAGTCTTAATAAGACACGTTTCACCGCATTTATTCATTATAGACCGTACGCTATGACGGCGCAGATTGCCATGAACCAGTTAAAATTTGTTTGACATGCTTCCAAAATGCATATAAAGTCGTATCTAGATTACCGGAGTAACCTGAGGTCTACagtgaggagaaggagaggaggagaaggaaaaggagaggaggagaaggaaaaggagaggaggagaaggaaagggagaggaggagaaggagagggagaggaggagatggataggaggaggggaggagggggggaggaggagggggataACCGTGATTAAAAAACAGAGTGCGGTGGTGGCAGAAGAGGTAGACCGACCGTGGCCCACCCGATTACATTAACAGCTGCTCAAATGTATTAGGACacgtcgtttttttttttttttaaatctgtcaaaGACTAGACTACAACATGCCCAATTAATTAACCATATAACTATTTATTCTTGTTCTACCACTTCTAAACTACTCATTTAcagcttaaaatgtaaaacagtattttggatcatctgtTAGTAAGGTTAAGTCCATGATTTAAATTGATATCAAgacaaatgaaaccaaaaactCCTTTCATTAGTAAAATCATCAGCTGATCATCAGTATAATAATTCCCctgtaaaaatgttcagtatgtcaataaaacacattgttcCAATTCAGGACCTTGGCCATCAGTAGCCTATTGGAAGCAAGTAGCTGTTGGACATGTCTGACAAAAAAGCAGTAGGCTGTTAATAATGAAATCAAATGGCGTACAATATTTTGTACAATTTACACCGAGCATCTGTGCCAGTAATCTTTGATAAACTCAGACTTGATAAGGAAAATTACTGTAGTGAAATGTCAATATCATTGATCcgtgtgtctgttttttatatttgtaataacttttttattatttgtcataTCTACAAGTTTTCTTGCATACACTAATTGAGCTGCTCCATATTGGTCATTGccactaaatgttttctcttgaaTTTATCTTACTTACATCATGTGAGGTATATGGAAGTAGCGTAATTGCGTGATTAAAAATACTAGTATGCTTAAGGGATCTGAGCAGTGATTGGCTCATCCTTCTATAGTCTAGGCCAACCCCACTAACCAGTTGTGGGTATCTTTAGGACCCTAACTAATGCTATTAAAGACTGTAATGCAAATGAATCAATTTCATTCTCACAAAATTAATTCAGACCATTATTAGAATGGTTTTATAATTTGAATACAATTACATATTCTTTATATATTTCTACAGCAGTAGCATTAATGTACACAACTGCAAGGTCATGGTAAACTCAGTATCTTACTGGAACAAAATTTAAAGTGTCAGTAAAAATCATCTAAATACTTGGGGAAGCTTAGAAAGAATGAAAACTGGCATTAGTCAGTATCAGTCTTTCGTCTTTCATGTGCTGCTGATGCCTGCAGGTACCACTggcacagagaaagagggacTGGTTTGTCTCAGCCAGTAGCTAGGTTTACTAGAGCTTTCTAGATTTTTAAGATTTGACTAAGACAATCAAATTATATACAAACACCTTTTGCTTCATCACAGTTTGCCTTTAGCTTATCCAGCCCACTATGGGTTTGTTAAATGTACTGAGATTTCAGTAAAAACTGACTGACTTTTCTGCATGCTTGCTGAACAGGTGACtataaatgtgctttaaaataaagtagcTTTTGTGCACTTGCAGTAACAAGTATAGTTGAAAAAAAACGCAAGTAATCTTCTCTGTGACCAGCTTAtctctgttttactgtgtgatGCCTGTCCTGGGGGGAGGGGAGAGCAGAGTAGAGAACAGAAAGCAGTGCGACCACAAATattggaaattaaaatgttgtagTCCATGTTGATACTACTGCAAGCTGCCACAAATAACCAGCTATGTTAATTGTTTTACCATTGATTGATTTAAGTGTGAAAGAATTTATGTataatttgtaatatattttttttctttcccttttcttttgtaAGTTGGACTTAGCCAGGCATTCCCTCTCATTGCATGAGGATCCATGCAATAAAAGTGGCTCAAACAGAGACCATTCCCCTTCATCAGGGTCCGAGACAGAGTTATCCAGCCACAGAGACTCTGATAAAGACTACCACCCCACATCAACACCCTCATCTAGTGAAGATGAGTTGAGCACAGAAGAGCCTGTGGCATCCTTCTCTGTTACGCAGAGGATGGAACACCATACAGAGGACGCTGAGGGCCAACATGCCAAAGCTGGGTTAACTCATTCAGATAACCAActcaaaacaaagaagaaagagaggtcACAAATTACTGTAAGAACAAGCCAGAAAAAAGATGGTAAAAGGATCTGGGACAAGTCCCATTACTGTTTGTATTGCAAGAAATCTAATTTGAAGATGGCAAGACActtggaaagaaaacacatggaTGAAATTGATGTTGCCCATGCCTTCAGTTTTCCAACCGGTTCCAAAAAAAGGAAGACGCTGTTGGATTCTCTTCGCAATAAGGGTGACTGGCAACACAATCTAAAGGTTTTACAAGAAGGAGAAGGGGAGATTGTGACATGGAAACAGCCCTCTAAAAAGGCTTCTGTTGAAGACTATCTGCCTTGCCAACACTGTTATGCAATGTTTAGGAGAACTGAACTCTGGAGACATGAAAAATCATGTAGAGTCAAAATAGGTGAAAAAGGgaaagggaaaagaagaagggTACAAAAGGCTTCTTCAAAGCTGATTCCAATTAGGGCATCATCTGAAGGCATTCAGAAGGTCATTCATAGTATGTTGCAGGATAATGTAACCTGTCAAGTCAGAAGTGATGAGATGATATGTACATATGGAGATGCGTTATTTGCAAAAAAGGGACGTGAACAATCTCAACATAGATACATTGCACAGAAGATGAGAGAACTTGGACGGTTGGTGTTGGCTGCCAGGGAAATTGACAAAAGTGTGAAAGGCCTTCAAGATCTATGTGATCCAACAAAATTTCATCTGGTTGTAAAAGCAGCTAGGAGGGTGTCAaactacaacacaaacaaagttGAATATGGAAAGCCATCTACTGCAGTGAAAATTGGATTTTCTCTCAAAGGGGCAACAGAAGCCTGGATTGGAAGCTGTTTGATGACATCAAACATTTTAGGTGAGAAGAAGGCCAAGAAATTTAAGGAGTTGCTGGATAATTCTTGGTCCAGCTATGTGTCTGCAAATGCTCATAGTACCATGGAACAAAGGAAATGGCATAATGAGGATTGTGTACCTTTGACAGAAGATGTTATCACCTTGCAGAAATACTTGCGGAAAATAGAGGATGAGGCAAAAGCAGAGTTGAGTAAGCGTGTGAGCACCACTGCGTACAAAATGTTAAGTGAGAGCCTTCTTGCACAAATAATCATATTCAATAAGAAGCGTGAAGGAGAAGCTTCCCGGTTAACCCTGGACACATTTCTAAAAGCAGACTCTGGCCCAGTAAATAAGGACATTTATGAAACCTTATCACCAGTGGAACAGCAACTTAGCCACAGATTGACACGCCTAGTGACCCgtggaaagagaggaagaaaagtgcCCGTTCTTCTCCTCGAGCGCACCAAATCCTCACTTGAATATCTAATCAAAAAGCGCAGCGAAGTTGGTGTACTTGATGAAAACCCATTTTTGTTTGCTAGGATAGGTACAACAACTAATATTCGTGGGTGTGACTGCCTTAGGAAGTATGCAGAGAAGAGCAAGGTAAGCCACCCAGAGCTCCTTAGGTCAACAAAACTGAGAAAGCATGTTGCTACCTTATGTCAGCTTCTGGACCTTGATAATCAAGAACTTGAACAAGTGGCTCGTTTTATGGGACATGATATCAGAGTCCACTGCGAATACTAtaggcaaacagacaaaaccttTCAGGTTGCTAAAATAGGAAAACTTCTGTTTGCAATGGAACATGGAGCACAGTCGCTCAAAGGAAAGAGTCTGAAGACACTGGACTCTGTAGTCTTTGGTATGTTAATGgctaattattttctaaatttttaTTCCGTTAAGATATATTTAACTTTTGTGAGTCGCTGCAACAAAATTTCCCTTTGAAAAATAACTCCCTTACTACCTGTGCCCCACAATCTTCTTCTCTTTAGCTTTGCGTCTCTCCCCCCTGCTTCCCATTCCCGCCCTTTGCCTCTCTGCTTTTctccccttctccctctctaAGAATTTTGACCTTTTAACCTAGTGCTCAATTACATGTCCTAATATTCTCTACTGTGTACTTTTACATATATAAAGGACATGAAGGCACTACGAAGAAGGgctttaaacaaacagaacagacaGAGACTTCAGATGGAGACATTCTAAAAGGTAACAATGgtaattaatatactgtatattaatgcaATGTACATTATTTTCAGGTTGAGCTGTTTGGGCTCACAGATGCAATTGTACTAGTGCtaaagcctgaaaatgcttgttaCAGTGATGTGTTTGACACAATATATCTACATTGGAACAAGTAATGTGGTTGACAGTACAATTTGTCAACAAAATCATGGACAATCtgtcttatttgtttaatattaagaAACCTAAGCAAT
This window encodes:
- the LOC137106052 gene encoding axoneme-associated protein mst101(2)-like; translation: MTSNILGEKKAKKFKELLDNSWSSYVSANAHSTMEQRKWHNEDCVPLTEDVITLQKYLRKIEDEAKAELSKRVSTTAYKMLSESLLAQIIIFNKKREGEASRLTLDTFLKADSGPVNKDIYETLSPVEQQLSHRLTRLVTRGKRGRKVPVLLLERTKSSLEYLIKKRSEVGVLDENPFLFARIGTTTNIRGCDCLRKYAEKSKVSHPELLRSTKLRKHVATLCQLLDLDNQELEQVARFMGHDIRVHCEYYRQTDKTFQVAKIGKLLFAMEHGAQSLKGKSLKTLDSVVFGHEGTTKKGFKQTEQTETSDGDILKDREHLQLTMLSSPVKSQRTVTSRGHDSEDEVNADDAEDEANADDGEVKKKTASKRRLDESESDDEGGEVKKRTTGRTLDKRRKETASKRRHDESDDEGGEVKKRTTGRTLDKRWKETASKRRRDESESDDEGGEVKKRTTGRTLDKRWKKTASKRHDESDGSNEGDSSTIKVRRPWTEQEKTAVQKNMAKFVALRRVPAKNDCLLCIGKASPVLSARTWKDVKYFVYNEIVKIKRKLAF